The genomic region AACAAGGGGATGTTTTAATTACCCAAGACTATGGTCTCGCATCTCTAGCTTTAGGAAAAAAAGCAATTGTCTTACATCATAAAGGTCTTCAGTATACTTACGAAAACATTGACCGCTTATTAGAGACACGTTATTTGAGTGCTCAAATGAGGAAAAGTGGGAAGCGAACGAAGGGACCTCGGCCTTTTACAAAAGAAGCAGCTGAAAATTTTAGGGCTGTATTTAAACAAGTGATTGATGATGAATAAAAAGAAGCGTGTGGGATAGCAGCCTTGAGGCCGTTTCCAACACGCTTTTTTCTTACGCGATACTTTCTTCTACTATTTCTTTTTCTTTAAGTGCTATATTTAATACCAAAGCAACAATCGTTCCAGCCGAAATACCCGATGAGAATAATCCTCCTAATATACCCGGTAAGCTCGCGGTTACTTCTGGTCGGAAAGAAACACCTAAACCAACTGCTAATGATCCCGCTACAATAATCATGTTGCGATTTGTAAATTTCACACGTGACAGAGATTGGATACCTGCTGCCGCTACATTACCGAACATGAGTAACCCTGCGCCTCCTAAAACGGGCATAGGCATAATCGATACAAAGGTAGCAAATTTAGGAAATAAACTCATTAAAATCATAATATAACCTGCTGTAATAGCAACTTTACGAGACGCATTTCTTGTCATTGGTATTAATCCTGCATTCTGACTGAATGTTGCCGCTGGTCCTGATCCCAAAACTGGGCCAATCCAAGAACCTACTGCATCCGCCCGAACGCCTGCGGCAATATCCTCATTTTTAACTTCGGTTTTGGTTACTTGCCCCAGTGTTTGAATAACTCCAACAGATTCAATAATTGTAACTAAGTAACCCGTTAAAAACGGTAGCGCATATTCCCATTTAAATGAAATTCCGTATTTAAAGAACTGTGGTAAAGCAAACCACGAAGCATTGCTAACTTGCTGAAAGTCAACCATTCCTAAAGGGATACAAACAATATAGCCAATGATTGCACCAATCAAAACAGCTAACGGCGCAAAT from Jeotgalibaca dankookensis harbors:
- a CDS encoding YaiI/YqxD family protein, with translation MDSDASPVKDIVVEEAGKKPLPVVLVSSYAHFSNKIYPNYVETIYVDSEQEAADYRIMQLLQQGDVLITQDYGLASLALGKKAIVLHHKGLQYTYENIDRLLETRYLSAQMRKSGKRTKGPRPFTKEAAENFRAVFKQVIDDE
- a CDS encoding uracil-xanthine permease family protein; translated protein: MEANLEVNVKRLAKEETQEENGEMELLYGVEDSPSFFISSILGFQNVITAFGGIVAVPLIIAGMAGFGVIDTAYLVSAALLVSGIVSIIQSKGVGPKAFRVGVGLPTIMGTDFAFIGPAAAVISTGGIAAYFGGTMLASLLEFGMSYFIKPLMKFFPPVVTGSVITLMGMTLMSVAMEWAAGGVGSATYGAPINLGITAFVFLIIAMVNHYAGKKFAPLAVLIGAIIGYIVCIPLGMVDFQQVSNASWFALPQFFKYGISFKWEYALPFLTGYLVTIIESVGVIQTLGQVTKTEVKNEDIAAGVRADAVGSWIGPVLGSGPAATFSQNAGLIPMTRNASRKVAITAGYIMILMSLFPKFATFVSIMPMPVLGGAGLLMFGNVAAAGIQSLSRVKFTNRNMIIVAGSLAVGLGVSFRPEVTASLPGILGGLFSSGISAGTIVALVLNIALKEKEIVEESIA